A section of the Candidatus Cloacimonadota bacterium genome encodes:
- a CDS encoding glycosyltransferase family 9 protein, giving the protein MRLLLKEIKTYFKRLFKKCIFILMEFFVKPRREHHLSEDPSTICIIAQEKIGDFILLTPLFPLLKKYFPNIYITVLASKYNHKLFSQLPDVDEVICPKLNYWQFYKEIKHRKFDILYNPKDHSSRTFLILTAIINANYKIGLKGFHNQKFYDYLFDIPFHTYIVEKNLSICKLFNIRITEEVLIPKLPKPKNNQIEKYFQRFKKPLVGINLSAGSKFREWKEKKWLQFFENISNQDASFLLFGMPDKKDIMKRISSRYKNVYIMKKVRDIIKLNSYISHLDLMVTPDTSILHLAHINNISTIGLFQKNVDNIKRFYKENKKMYIISSPTNDINSIPNSIVVKKCRSIINNILTII; this is encoded by the coding sequence ATGAGACTTCTTCTTAAGGAAATCAAAACTTATTTTAAGCGACTGTTTAAGAAATGCATCTTCATATTGATGGAATTTTTTGTAAAACCGCGTCGGGAACATCATCTATCAGAGGACCCCTCAACAATTTGTATTATTGCTCAAGAAAAGATTGGAGATTTTATCTTACTGACACCTCTTTTTCCATTATTAAAAAAGTATTTTCCCAACATTTATATCACTGTTCTTGCTTCTAAATATAATCATAAACTTTTCTCTCAATTGCCAGATGTTGATGAAGTCATTTGTCCGAAATTAAACTATTGGCAATTCTATAAGGAAATAAAACATCGCAAATTTGATATTTTATACAATCCCAAAGACCATTCATCAAGAACATTTTTAATCTTAACGGCAATAATTAATGCGAATTATAAAATTGGATTAAAAGGCTTCCACAACCAAAAGTTTTATGATTATCTTTTTGATATACCATTTCATACTTATATTGTGGAAAAAAATCTTTCAATTTGTAAACTTTTCAATATAAGAATTACCGAGGAAGTCTTAATACCTAAGCTGCCCAAACCGAAAAATAACCAGATTGAAAAATATTTTCAAAGATTTAAGAAGCCTTTAGTCGGCATAAATCTTTCAGCAGGAAGCAAATTCCGTGAATGGAAAGAAAAGAAATGGCTGCAATTCTTTGAAAATATTTCAAATCAAGATGCATCCTTCTTGCTCTTTGGGATGCCTGATAAAAAAGATATAATGAAAAGGATTTCAAGTAGATATAAAAATGTATATATAATGAAAAAAGTGCGAGATATTATTAAACTGAATAGCTATATATCTCATCTGGATTTAATGGTTACGCCCGATACCTCCATTTTGCATCTTGCACATATTAACAACATTTCAACTATAGGGTTATTCCAAAAAAATGTTGATAATATCAAAAGATTTTATAAAGAAAATAAGAAAATGTATATTATCTCCAGTCCAACTAATGATATTAACAGTATTCCAAATTCCATTGTTGTAAAAAAATGTCGTTCTATAATTAACAACATATTAACCATTATTTAA
- a CDS encoding glycosyltransferase produces MRLLFVCSAKIWGGNEKWTSMAMKELNKNHKVFLCYRRKELGDKFGKNIYKFTAPFLNLFDPITYIKLSRFIRKKKIDIIISTKKKEYFICGILAKLFRIKNVLRLGIVRKMNFPIWHKLVYNILCDGIIVNAHRIRQNLNKYKFIDLNKIKVIYNGIELKNNSKIPSKTANGFSISSVGMLTKRKGFHLLIESLSKLPQSLKNNIKLNIVGSGRSEIMLKNQVKNLGLQEKVKFWGFMENPLKIVADTDLFVLLSANEGISNALIEAMMIGVPVLTSDAGGSVEFIKNGENGFLTHSTNPEKIAKLLAEIIKNQNKLSEIGKTGCTTVKNLFSPENMRCQLEEFLYEVVDETSS; encoded by the coding sequence ATGAGATTGCTTTTTGTTTGTTCAGCAAAAATCTGGGGGGGAAATGAAAAATGGACATCAATGGCAATGAAAGAGCTAAACAAAAATCACAAAGTCTTTCTTTGCTACAGAAGAAAAGAATTGGGCGATAAGTTCGGGAAAAATATCTACAAATTTACCGCACCTTTTTTAAATTTGTTTGACCCAATTACATATATTAAACTATCAAGATTTATCAGAAAGAAAAAAATTGATATTATAATTTCTACAAAAAAAAAAGAATATTTTATATGTGGAATTTTAGCAAAACTGTTCAGAATAAAGAATGTTTTGCGTTTGGGAATCGTAAGAAAAATGAATTTCCCAATCTGGCATAAATTGGTTTATAATATACTCTGCGACGGAATTATAGTCAATGCCCATAGAATAAGGCAAAACTTAAACAAATATAAATTTATTGATTTGAATAAGATTAAAGTTATCTATAATGGTATAGAATTAAAAAATAATTCTAAAATACCCTCAAAAACTGCAAATGGATTCTCTATCTCAAGTGTGGGAATGTTAACAAAGCGAAAAGGTTTTCATCTTTTGATTGAATCGCTATCCAAACTCCCCCAATCATTAAAAAATAATATAAAATTAAATATCGTTGGTTCAGGAAGAAGTGAAATAATGCTAAAGAATCAGGTAAAAAATTTGGGATTACAGGAAAAGGTTAAATTTTGGGGATTTATGGAAAATCCGCTAAAAATTGTAGCAGATACAGACTTGTTTGTGTTGCTGTCCGCAAATGAGGGTATCTCTAATGCATTGATTGAGGCAATGATGATAGGAGTTCCTGTTCTAACTTCTGATGCTGGTGGCTCAGTCGAATTCATCAAAAATGGGGAAAATGGATTTCTAACACATTCAACTAATCCTGAGAAAATTGCTAAACTCTTGGCTGAAATCATCAAAAATCAAAACAAATTATCTGAAATTGGTAAGACTGGGTGCACAACAGTTAAAAATTTATTCTCCCCAGAGAATATGAGATGCCAGCTGGAGGAATTTCTATATGAGGTAGTAGATGAGACTTCTTCTTAA
- a CDS encoding glycosyltransferase family 4 protein produces MNILFSNSIGKRKWGGGEKWMVKAAKGLAERNHNVFLGCKKNSILMEKASKEGIKTVGVNIHSDFSPTNTYKIKKFLLTNKIDVLICNLNKDVRAAGLAGRLAKTPLIFARHGIQLCGKKLKHKITLLNLTDGIITNSQTIKDAYMKYGWFNDDFVKVIYNGIKTNKNIPNYPIEEELPFTKNKKIILSAGRLSKQKGFIYLIKTAKIAKKHNNDWIFLIAGKGKLKNNLLQAIKDDGLENYVRLIGFYDDFFPILKISDIFILPSLFEGMPNVVMEAMSVAKPVIATDVNGTRELMIDGETGFIVPLKNSQAFYNKLSILLSDKELCRRMGKAGKKRVETKFTYKKMIDNLESFLSEKLQKKAK; encoded by the coding sequence ATGAATATATTATTTTCAAATTCTATTGGAAAAAGAAAATGGGGTGGTGGCGAAAAATGGATGGTTAAAGCAGCAAAAGGTTTAGCAGAAAGAAATCATAATGTCTTTCTTGGTTGCAAAAAAAACTCCATCTTAATGGAAAAAGCAAGCAAAGAAGGAATAAAAACTGTTGGCGTTAATATACATTCTGATTTTAGCCCTACAAATACTTACAAAATAAAAAAATTCTTATTAACGAACAAGATTGATGTTTTGATTTGCAATTTGAACAAGGATGTCAGAGCAGCAGGATTGGCAGGAAGATTGGCAAAAACTCCTCTAATTTTCGCAAGGCATGGGATTCAACTTTGTGGTAAGAAATTAAAACATAAAATCACATTACTCAATTTAACAGATGGAATTATCACAAATAGCCAAACAATTAAAGATGCCTATATGAAATATGGATGGTTTAATGATGATTTTGTTAAAGTAATTTACAACGGAATAAAAACGAATAAAAATATTCCTAATTATCCTATTGAAGAAGAATTACCTTTTACAAAAAATAAAAAAATTATTCTCAGTGCAGGAAGATTATCTAAACAAAAAGGTTTTATCTATCTTATCAAAACAGCAAAGATTGCTAAAAAACACAACAATGATTGGATTTTTTTGATTGCCGGAAAAGGAAAACTAAAAAATAATTTGCTCCAAGCAATAAAAGATGATGGCTTAGAAAATTATGTAAGACTAATAGGCTTTTATGATGACTTTTTCCCTATATTAAAAATATCAGATATCTTCATACTTCCATCATTATTTGAAGGGATGCCAAATGTTGTAATGGAAGCGATGTCTGTTGCTAAGCCTGTGATAGCCACGGATGTAAATGGCACTCGTGAACTTATGATAGATGGTGAGACTGGTTTTATTGTGCCACTTAAAAATTCACAAGCATTCTATAATAAGTTGTCTATCCTACTTTCTGATAAAGAATTATGTAGAAGAATGGGCAAAGCAGGTAAAAAAAGAGTTGAAACTAAATTTACTTATAAAAAAATGATAGATAATTTAGAATCTTTTCTAAGTGAAAAATTACAAAAAAAAGCAAAATGA
- the tagD gene encoding glycerol-3-phosphate cytidylyltransferase — protein MKKVITYGTFDLFHYGHLRILERAKQLGDYLIVAVSTDEFNAVKGKKCVYPYEHRSKIVKAIKYVDKVIPEENWEQKIEDIKKYDIDVFVMGDDWEGKFDFLNHYCKVFYLKRTDSISTTEVKKMNESILKSQISMMRNR, from the coding sequence ATGAAAAAAGTAATTACCTATGGAACATTTGACCTGTTCCATTACGGACATTTAAGAATATTAGAAAGAGCTAAACAGCTTGGAGATTATTTGATAGTTGCAGTTTCAACAGATGAATTTAACGCTGTAAAAGGGAAAAAATGTGTCTATCCTTATGAACACCGCTCCAAAATTGTTAAAGCAATAAAATATGTTGATAAGGTTATTCCTGAAGAGAATTGGGAACAGAAAATAGAAGATATTAAAAAATATGATATTGATGTTTTTGTAATGGGTGACGATTGGGAAGGAAAATTTGATTTTCTTAATCATTATTGCAAGGTGTTTTACCTAAAAAGAACAGATAGCATTTCAACAACTGAAGTAAAAAAAATGAATGAGTCCATTCTAAAAAGTCAGATCAGTATGATGAGAAACCGTTAA
- the buk gene encoding butyrate kinase, which produces MPKYRILVINPGSTSTKIAVFDDSELVFQKNLQHNPEKLAKFGELINQFKFRKNIVEQSLEENNIHISSIHAVVGRGGLIRPVLSGTYKINKKMLADLKDKSFWGRTHASNLGAFIAKSIADEISVPSFIVDPVTVDEMEDIARISGVPEIERQSLFHALNIKSIARKTAKKIGNPLEECNLIAVHMGGGISVAAMNNGKVVDVNNALLGMGSFSPQRAGALPLQGIVNLCYSGKYTKAEIEKKFCKKSGLIAYLGTDNGIEITKKIEQGDKRFEQIYSAMAYQISKEIGACATVLKGKVDAIFLTGGLAYDKHLTRWLKERTEFIAPIYIFPGEGEMEAMAEAGIRILAGEEKAKEY; this is translated from the coding sequence ATGCCTAAATATCGTATTCTGGTAATTAATCCTGGTTCCACTTCAACTAAAATTGCTGTGTTTGATGATAGTGAGTTAGTATTTCAGAAGAACTTACAACATAACCCGGAAAAACTTGCAAAATTTGGTGAGTTAATTAACCAATTTAAATTTAGAAAAAATATTGTGGAACAATCACTTGAAGAGAATAATATCCACATCTCTTCTATTCATGCAGTTGTAGGAAGAGGAGGATTGATTCGTCCTGTCCTGAGTGGAACCTATAAGATAAATAAAAAAATGCTTGCTGATTTAAAAGATAAGTCCTTTTGGGGACGAACACATGCTTCAAATTTAGGCGCATTTATAGCAAAATCTATTGCTGATGAAATTAGTGTTCCCTCATTCATTGTAGACCCTGTAACTGTGGACGAGATGGAAGATATTGCAAGAATATCTGGTGTACCAGAAATTGAAAGACAGAGCTTATTCCATGCATTGAATATAAAATCAATAGCGAGAAAAACAGCAAAAAAAATTGGGAATCCTCTTGAGGAATGTAATCTAATTGCAGTACATATGGGAGGTGGTATTAGTGTGGCAGCAATGAATAATGGTAAAGTAGTAGATGTTAATAATGCACTTTTAGGTATGGGCTCATTTTCACCACAAAGAGCAGGTGCGCTGCCGTTACAAGGAATAGTCAATCTATGCTACTCTGGAAAATATACAAAGGCTGAAATAGAAAAGAAATTCTGTAAAAAGAGCGGGCTTATTGCTTATTTAGGTACAGATAATGGGATAGAAATTACAAAAAAAATTGAACAAGGTGACAAAAGATTTGAACAGATTTATTCTGCAATGGCATATCAAATTTCAAAAGAAATAGGAGCATGTGCAACAGTTCTAAAAGGCAAAGTAGATGCCATATTCCTAACAGGCGGTTTAGCATATGATAAACATCTAACCAGATGGCTGAAAGAGAGAACTGAATTTATTGCTCCGATTTATATTTTCCCAGGTGAGGGAGAAATGGAAGCAATGGCTGAAGCAGGAATTAGAATTCTTGCAGGAGAAGAAAAGGCTAAGGAATATTAA
- a CDS encoding PorV/PorQ family protein has product MDSKSLKNSVKRYFSNNLSVFMTSWQNHYKILVIVLTFLFAANLSAEKYAGAFLNLGVGVKARSMGNAFVSIADDPTSIYWNSAGMQYSKDISSIIIHSEEYAGNLKYDSFALIYPFDNNTHIGLLLTRMGISGIPLTKLENDTLPCSPENPPKLDKYVSDADYAGYIAFSSMLSSKVLWGVSSKIIYKDIGNISASGFGLDIGLMLQASKSFRFGINIRDIFGTPIWWNNGNTERVNPNIFAGMGIDFAFPILVKPATLSLQSDIFFEGRKSAAQLHYKNVSADFHAGLKINFSKFLKLYAGFDRKYPTAGVEISYKQFSLNYAFQNNNDLSNCHRISLVVKFLKIKN; this is encoded by the coding sequence ATGGATTCTAAATCTTTAAAAAATAGTGTTAAAAGATATTTTTCTAATAATCTTAGTGTCTTTATGACTTCGTGGCAAAATCACTACAAAATATTGGTTATCGTATTAACTTTTCTTTTTGCTGCAAATCTCTCAGCCGAAAAGTATGCAGGTGCTTTTCTAAACCTCGGTGTAGGGGTGAAAGCAAGAAGTATGGGTAATGCATTTGTATCAATCGCAGATGACCCGACTTCAATTTATTGGAATTCTGCAGGAATGCAATACTCAAAAGATATAAGTTCTATTATTATACATTCTGAAGAATATGCTGGCAATCTTAAATACGACTCTTTTGCACTCATATATCCATTTGATAACAATACACATATAGGACTTTTACTCACAAGAATGGGTATCTCTGGAATTCCATTAACTAAATTAGAAAATGACACACTACCCTGCTCTCCAGAAAATCCTCCCAAATTAGATAAATACGTAAGCGATGCAGATTATGCCGGATATATTGCATTTTCATCAATGCTCTCATCAAAAGTATTGTGGGGAGTTAGTAGCAAAATCATTTATAAAGATATCGGGAATATTTCTGCATCAGGATTTGGTTTAGATATTGGTTTGATGTTACAAGCAAGTAAGAGTTTCAGGTTTGGAATAAATATAAGAGATATTTTTGGAACTCCAATCTGGTGGAATAATGGTAATACAGAAAGAGTGAACCCAAATATTTTCGCGGGAATGGGAATAGACTTTGCTTTTCCGATTCTTGTCAAACCTGCAACTTTATCTCTTCAATCAGATATATTTTTTGAGGGGAGAAAATCAGCAGCTCAATTGCATTATAAAAATGTAAGTGCAGATTTCCATGCAGGATTAAAAATTAATTTCTCTAAATTCTTAAAATTATATGCTGGATTTGATAGAAAATATCCTACTGCAGGTGTTGAAATTTCATATAAGCAGTTTAGTTTAAATTACGCTTTTCAAAATAATAATGATTTAAGCAATTGTCACCGTATTTCCCTCGTAGTAAAATTTTTAAAAATAAAAAATTGA
- a CDS encoding UvrD-helicase domain-containing protein, with amino-acid sequence MLTKSKILSPLNDKQREAVLCTKGPVLILAGAGSGKTRCIVHRIAYLISEKKVIPHNILAVTFTNKAANEMKERLIHLLAGEISTRNLWIGTFHSMCARILRAEYSLTPLTSNFTIFDEDDQLHIMKNVIKKLDLPDTNFPAKRILEIISNQKNNLIDSKNYPIDENSYYSKVVASIYENYQKYLLDNNGLDFDDLLLYTVDLFQKHSEILKKYQNRFHYIMIDEYQDTNFAQYQFAYLLAKSHKNICVVGDDDQSIYSWRGADIRNILSFEDDYENTKKIYMTQNYRSPEFILSPANELISHNELRHKKELWTAKKKGKRIKLYEVQNGKHEAILISRKIQELVKSKKAKCKDITVFYRTNAQSRLFETQFIKDHINYQIVGGVNFFQRKEIKDILAYLKVLANPNDNESLLRIINFPKRGIGKATISRLLDFAAHKNISLFNSLQKIDKIKDLSSSFCNKLNSFYSLLGKFKKISETQPVNYLIKKVVQELNLIDIYQKEELIKGETRADNIKEFIASTEDFYASYLKEYGIEPNLIEYLQNISLISDIDRTSNKDDLVFLMTMHNAKGLEFPYVFIVGVEDGLIPHRNSMESTFQIEEERRLFYVAMTRTIKELTISHANSRRFFDTYITNFPSRFLNEISDEYFEKFILTSELDKEYPDSFYQFNKRKVDWKTNHSKFRVGQRISHPDFGKGMILSIKGDGDLTKLTISFDSGELKRIISNYVTVL; translated from the coding sequence ATGCTTACAAAAAGTAAGATTCTATCACCACTTAATGACAAACAGAGAGAAGCTGTCTTATGCACTAAAGGACCTGTTTTGATTCTTGCTGGAGCTGGTAGTGGCAAAACCAGATGTATTGTCCATCGGATTGCATATTTAATATCAGAAAAAAAAGTAATTCCACATAATATTCTTGCTGTAACTTTCACAAATAAAGCAGCAAATGAAATGAAGGAAAGGTTAATACACCTATTGGCAGGAGAGATTTCAACTCGCAATCTCTGGATAGGAACTTTTCATTCTATGTGTGCAAGAATTTTGCGGGCAGAATATTCACTGACTCCTTTAACATCAAACTTTACTATCTTTGACGAAGATGACCAGCTTCATATTATGAAAAATGTAATTAAAAAATTAGACTTGCCTGACACGAATTTCCCGGCAAAAAGGATATTAGAAATTATTTCCAATCAAAAAAATAATCTTATTGATTCTAAAAATTATCCTATTGATGAGAACTCTTACTACTCAAAAGTGGTTGCTTCAATCTATGAAAATTATCAAAAATATCTATTAGATAATAATGGACTTGATTTTGATGATTTGCTTTTATACACGGTTGACCTCTTTCAAAAACATTCTGAAATCTTGAAAAAGTACCAGAATAGATTTCACTATATTATGATAGATGAGTATCAGGATACAAACTTTGCACAATATCAATTTGCATACTTGCTTGCAAAATCCCATAAAAATATCTGTGTTGTAGGTGATGATGACCAGTCAATTTATAGCTGGCGGGGCGCTGATATTAGAAATATTCTTTCTTTTGAAGATGATTATGAAAATACTAAAAAAATCTATATGACACAAAATTATCGCTCTCCTGAGTTTATACTCTCTCCAGCTAACGAACTAATTTCTCATAATGAATTGCGACATAAAAAGGAGTTGTGGACCGCTAAAAAGAAGGGGAAAAGAATTAAATTATATGAAGTTCAAAATGGAAAGCATGAGGCTATTCTCATATCAAGAAAGATTCAAGAATTAGTTAAAAGTAAAAAAGCTAAGTGTAAAGATATTACGGTATTCTATCGTACAAATGCTCAATCAAGACTATTTGAGACACAATTTATTAAAGACCATATCAATTATCAGATTGTAGGTGGAGTTAATTTCTTTCAAAGAAAAGAAATTAAAGATATTTTAGCTTATCTAAAAGTGTTAGCAAATCCAAACGATAATGAGAGTCTCTTAAGAATTATCAATTTCCCTAAAAGAGGAATTGGAAAAGCTACAATAAGTAGGCTGCTTGATTTTGCTGCTCATAAAAATATTTCTTTGTTTAATTCTCTTCAAAAAATTGACAAAATAAAGGATTTGTCTTCTTCATTTTGCAATAAACTAAATTCCTTTTACTCCTTATTAGGAAAGTTCAAAAAAATATCAGAGACTCAACCAGTAAATTACCTTATTAAAAAAGTTGTGCAAGAATTGAATCTTATTGATATCTATCAAAAAGAAGAACTAATAAAAGGTGAAACCAGAGCCGATAATATAAAAGAATTCATTGCCTCAACTGAGGATTTTTATGCGAGTTATTTAAAAGAATATGGAATTGAGCCTAACCTTATTGAATATTTGCAAAATATTTCTCTTATATCTGATATTGATAGGACAAGCAATAAAGACGACCTTGTTTTCTTAATGACAATGCATAATGCTAAAGGCTTAGAATTCCCTTATGTATTTATTGTTGGTGTAGAAGATGGACTTATTCCTCATCGCAATTCAATGGAAAGCACTTTTCAGATTGAAGAAGAACGACGACTTTTTTATGTTGCTATGACCAGAACTATAAAGGAGTTAACAATTTCGCATGCAAATTCCAGACGCTTTTTTGATACTTATATTACAAATTTTCCATCACGGTTTCTAAATGAAATTAGTGATGAGTATTTTGAGAAATTTATACTAACTTCAGAATTAGATAAAGAGTATCCGGATAGTTTCTATCAATTTAACAAAAGAAAAGTTGACTGGAAAACCAATCATTCTAAATTTAGAGTAGGACAAAGGATTTCACATCCTGATTTTGGCAAAGGGATGATTTTGTCCATTAAAGGTGATGGAGATTTGACAAAACTTACCATATCTTTTGACAGTGGTGAGTTAAAAAGAATAATTTCAAATTATGTAACAGTATTATGA